Proteins from one Arsenophonus apicola genomic window:
- the mlaF gene encoding phospholipid ABC transporter ATP-binding protein MlaF, protein MKKSVDNIIEIKDMSFIRGQRPIFTDMSLTIPRGKITAIMGPSGIGKTTLLRLIGGQLRPDKGEIWFDGVNIPTLSSTELYAARKKMSMLFQSGALFTDMNVFDNVAFPLREHTVLAAEIIQTVVTMKLEAVGLRGAANLMPAELSGGMARRAALARAIALDPQLILFDEPFVGQDPITMGVLVKLIDELNQALGITCVIVSHDVPEVLSIADKAYIVAEQHVIAEGTAKELQQNKDARVRQFLDGIADGPVPFKFPAGNYAADLLG, encoded by the coding sequence ATGAAGAAGTCTGTAGATAATATCATAGAAATCAAAGATATGTCTTTTATTCGGGGTCAACGGCCGATTTTTACCGATATGAGCTTGACGATCCCCAGGGGAAAAATTACGGCAATTATGGGGCCATCAGGTATTGGAAAAACAACTTTGCTACGTTTGATTGGTGGACAATTACGGCCAGATAAGGGAGAAATTTGGTTTGATGGTGTTAATATTCCAACACTATCAAGCACAGAACTTTATGCCGCTCGAAAGAAAATGAGTATGTTGTTTCAGTCTGGTGCCTTGTTTACTGATATGAATGTTTTTGACAATGTTGCTTTTCCTTTACGTGAACATACTGTTTTAGCAGCAGAAATTATTCAAACAGTTGTTACGATGAAGCTAGAAGCTGTTGGACTCAGAGGCGCAGCCAATCTTATGCCAGCTGAATTATCAGGCGGTATGGCAAGACGAGCCGCGTTAGCACGGGCTATTGCCCTTGACCCACAATTAATTCTATTTGATGAGCCTTTTGTTGGGCAAGATCCGATAACCATGGGGGTTTTGGTTAAACTTATTGATGAACTTAATCAGGCATTAGGTATTACTTGCGTTATTGTTTCTCACGATGTACCAGAAGTGTTAAGTATAGCGGATAAAGCTTATATTGTTGCAGAGCAACATGTCATTGCTGAAGGTACAGCGAAAGAATTGCAACAAAATAAGGATGCGCGGGTTAGGCAATTTCTTGATGGTATAGCAGATGGTCCAGTACCATTTAAGTTTCCGGCAGGAAATTATGCAGCAGATTTATTAGGGTAA
- the kdsD gene encoding arabinose-5-phosphate isomerase KdsD — MSEIDFQKTAKKVLEIERSGLANLEQYINDDFNQACELIFTCAGKVVIMGMGKSGHIGRKIAATLASTGTPAFFVHPGEASHGDLGMISSKDIVLAISNSGESNEILALIPVLKRQHIALICMTKNPASSMGKAADIHLCIKVPQEACPLGLAPTTSTTAMLVMGDAIAVALLEARGFTAEDFALSHPGGTLGRKLLLRVSDLMHTGKNIPNVPKQATLQQALVEITHKKLGMVVICNEDMQIEGIFTDGDLRRVFAMNIDLNNAKIADVMTTGGIRVKPDMLAIDALNLMQHHHITSLLVAKADKLVGVIHLHDLLQAGII; from the coding sequence ATGTCGGAAATTGATTTTCAAAAAACAGCAAAAAAGGTATTGGAAATTGAACGTAGTGGACTTGCCAATCTGGAGCAATATATTAATGATGATTTTAACCAAGCTTGTGAGCTGATTTTCACATGTGCTGGCAAAGTGGTAATTATGGGGATGGGAAAATCAGGCCATATTGGCCGTAAAATTGCAGCCACATTAGCCAGTACTGGAACACCTGCATTTTTTGTCCATCCAGGAGAAGCTAGTCATGGTGACTTAGGCATGATTAGCAGTAAAGATATTGTTCTAGCTATTTCTAACTCCGGTGAGTCAAATGAAATATTAGCACTCATTCCGGTGTTAAAACGCCAACACATTGCGCTAATTTGCATGACAAAAAACCCTGCAAGTAGCATGGGCAAAGCGGCAGATATTCACCTTTGTATCAAGGTGCCACAAGAAGCTTGCCCATTAGGTCTAGCGCCAACAACAAGCACAACTGCGATGCTCGTTATGGGAGATGCCATTGCTGTCGCTTTACTTGAAGCTCGTGGTTTTACTGCTGAAGATTTTGCACTCTCTCATCCCGGTGGCACATTAGGACGTAAACTTTTATTAAGAGTGAGTGACTTAATGCACACAGGGAAAAATATTCCTAATGTCCCGAAACAAGCAACATTACAGCAAGCATTAGTGGAAATTACGCACAAAAAACTTGGCATGGTGGTGATTTGTAACGAAGATATGCAGATTGAAGGTATTTTCACTGATGGTGACTTACGACGTGTCTTTGCAATGAATATTGACTTAAATAATGCCAAAATTGCCGATGTAATGACAACTGGGGGTATTAGAGTAAAACCTGATATGCTAGCGATTGACGCCTTAAATTTGATGCAACACCACCATATTACTTCATTACTGGTAGCAAAAGCAGATAAACTTGTGGGTGTTATTCATCTGCATGATCTTCTGCAAGCTGGCATCATATAA
- the kdsC gene encoding 3-deoxy-manno-octulosonate-8-phosphatase KdsC, with protein sequence MNDHNKITTCYGPVEQHIVEKARLIKLLICDVDGVMTDGLVYMGNNGEELKAFNVKDGYGIRCLLTSAIEVAIITGRKAKLLENRAKTLGINYLYQGQSEKNLAYNDLMTRLKLQPQQIAYIGDDLIDWPVMSQIGLSVAVADAHPMLLSKAHYVTYQAGGKGAVREICDLILLAQDKIENAHGLSI encoded by the coding sequence ATGAATGATCACAATAAAATAACAACTTGTTATGGCCCAGTAGAACAGCATATTGTTGAAAAAGCACGTCTGATAAAATTACTCATTTGCGATGTTGATGGTGTTATGACAGATGGCTTAGTTTATATGGGAAATAATGGTGAAGAGCTAAAAGCATTCAATGTAAAGGATGGTTACGGTATTCGTTGTTTACTAACCTCAGCGATTGAAGTTGCCATTATTACCGGGCGAAAAGCCAAATTATTGGAAAATCGTGCCAAAACGCTCGGTATCAATTATCTTTACCAAGGGCAAAGTGAAAAAAATTTAGCTTATAATGACCTGATGACCCGATTAAAACTCCAACCTCAACAAATTGCTTATATTGGTGATGATTTAATTGACTGGCCTGTCATGTCCCAGATAGGGCTTTCGGTTGCCGTAGCTGACGCGCATCCAATGTTGTTAAGTAAAGCGCATTATGTTACATATCAAGCAGGAGGCAAAGGTGCGGTACGTGAAATATGTGATCTTATCCTGCTTGCTCAAGACAAGATAGAAAATGCCCACGGTTTATCAATATAG
- the lptC gene encoding LPS export ABC transporter periplasmic protein LptC, producing MSKFKFCLNIILTLIVLALIGWNLADFNQSKTPAMIDNSQPNYQTGNAVTHVYDPMGKLAYKLITDETHHFSSNKITWFINPVLTTYDPKSIPTWAIRANKAKLTNDNMLYLYGNVQVNSLNPTSDLQKILTENAIVNLITQDVSSNDKVTVIGIGLRSVGMKMRGNMRTHTAELIEDVKTYYEIPNKQTAPEGNH from the coding sequence ATGAGCAAATTTAAGTTTTGTCTTAACATTATATTAACACTGATTGTTTTAGCACTTATTGGCTGGAACTTAGCTGATTTTAATCAATCAAAAACGCCTGCTATGATTGATAACAGTCAACCAAATTATCAAACTGGCAATGCCGTTACCCATGTCTATGATCCAATGGGTAAATTGGCTTATAAGTTGATAACGGATGAGACACACCACTTTTCCAGCAATAAAATCACTTGGTTCATTAATCCAGTATTAACAACCTACGACCCAAAGAGTATCCCAACTTGGGCCATACGAGCCAATAAAGCTAAATTAACAAATGACAACATGCTCTATTTATATGGTAATGTTCAAGTAAATAGCTTAAATCCAACTTCAGATTTACAAAAAATTTTGACAGAAAATGCCATCGTTAACCTAATTACCCAGGATGTTTCATCCAATGATAAAGTCACGGTAATTGGTATCGGTTTACGATCAGTGGGTATGAAAATGCGCGGTAATATGCGAACCCATACCGCAGAGTTAATTGAAGATGTTAAGACCTATTACGAAATCCCAAATAAGCAGACCGCTCCCGAAGGAAACCACTAA
- the lptA gene encoding lipopolysaccharide ABC transporter substrate-binding protein LptA encodes MILAKKIFLNIALTSSIFILSLPAMALKSDSQQPIQIDSVKQSLDLEKNITTFTENVVIKQGSIDVRADKVVVTRPNGDAKKMVVEAYGTPATFYQLQDDGKPIKGHSDKMRYEMEKELVILTGNAYLEQLDSYIKGDKITYLVPTQQMEAFSDKGKRVTTILLPSQLQEKGPGVKNTNDSKSK; translated from the coding sequence ATGATATTGGCAAAAAAGATTTTCCTTAATATAGCACTTACTAGCTCAATATTTATATTAAGCTTGCCAGCAATGGCGCTGAAAAGTGACTCTCAACAACCCATTCAGATTGATTCAGTCAAACAGTCACTTGATTTAGAAAAGAATATTACTACATTTACAGAAAATGTTGTCATAAAACAAGGTTCTATAGATGTTCGAGCTGATAAAGTCGTTGTTACTCGTCCAAACGGCGATGCTAAAAAAATGGTTGTCGAAGCCTATGGTACGCCAGCGACCTTTTATCAATTACAAGATGATGGTAAACCAATCAAAGGCCACAGCGATAAAATGCGTTATGAAATGGAAAAAGAGCTGGTTATTTTAACGGGTAATGCTTATCTTGAACAACTAGATAGTTATATTAAAGGTGACAAAATTACCTATTTAGTCCCAACCCAACAAATGGAAGCGTTTAGCGATAAAGGGAAACGAGTAACAACCATATTGTTACCTTCCCAATTACAAGAAAAAGGCCCTGGTGTGAAAAACACAAATGATAGTAAGAGTAAATAA
- the lptB gene encoding LPS export ABC transporter ATP-binding protein — MAKLTAKQLAKTYKNRKVVEDVSLEVSSGEIVGLLGPNGAGKTTTFYMVVGIVPRDIGKITIDDEDISLLPLHERARRGIGYLPQEASIFRRLNVYDNLMAVLEIRKDLTSEEKQQRAEELMEEFSITHLRNNLGQSLSGGERRRVEIARALAANPKFILLDEPFAGVDPISVLDIKKIIQHLRDYGLGVLITDHNVRETLDVCERAYIVSQGHLIAHGTPKAILENEQVKRVYLGEGFRL; from the coding sequence ATGGCTAAATTAACTGCGAAACAGTTGGCAAAAACATACAAAAACCGTAAGGTTGTCGAAGATGTTAGCCTAGAAGTCAGTTCAGGTGAAATCGTTGGTTTACTAGGGCCAAACGGTGCAGGTAAAACGACAACCTTTTATATGGTAGTTGGTATCGTTCCTCGTGATATTGGAAAAATTACTATTGACGATGAAGATATCAGTTTGCTACCGCTGCATGAACGGGCTCGTAGAGGAATAGGCTATTTACCACAAGAAGCCTCAATATTTCGTCGGCTAAATGTTTACGATAATCTGATGGCAGTATTAGAAATTCGTAAAGATTTAACATCTGAAGAAAAACAACAACGCGCCGAAGAATTGATGGAAGAATTTAGTATTACTCATTTAAGAAATAATCTCGGTCAATCACTTTCTGGTGGGGAGCGCCGCCGAGTGGAAATAGCACGGGCATTGGCGGCTAATCCTAAATTTATTCTCTTAGATGAACCTTTTGCTGGTGTTGATCCGATTTCCGTATTAGATATAAAAAAAATAATCCAACACTTGAGAGATTATGGTTTAGGCGTGTTAATAACCGATCATAATGTCAGAGAAACATTAGATGTTTGTGAACGCGCTTATATTGTCAGTCAAGGTCATCTTATCGCTCATGGAACCCCTAAAGCGATTTTAGAAAATGAGCAAGTCAAACGCGTCTATTTGGGAGAAGGTTTCCGCCTCTAA
- the rpoN gene encoding RNA polymerase factor sigma-54 — protein sequence MKQSLQLRLSQQLAMTPQLQQAIRLLQLSTLELQQEIQQALETNPLLEQDDLYQEIETSDINDNEPAALDSFEAIEQNEMPNELPLDTNWEEIYISDSHSKLTNNFSDNDFTLYQGETLQTLQDYLSWQASLTPFTEIDAAIATAIIDAIDDSGYFSTTIEDIYTGLALSDITLEEVEIVLKRIQHFDPIGVAAKNLQDCLLIQLSALPNETPFLKEAKLIINDHLELLGNRDFRQLSRKTKLKETALKEVIAMIQRLDPKPGQIIQTKEPQYIVPDALVRKIDNDWQVALNTENIPRLKINQHYASLGKYSNNEEDNQFIRNNLQEAKWLIKSLESRNETLLKVAQCIVENQQEFFEYGEEHMKPMVLADIAYQVDMHESTISRVTSQKYLYSPRGIFELKYFFSSHVNTDTGGEASSIAIRALVKKLIAAENPVKPLSDNKLTSILAEQGIQIARRTVAKYRESLSIPPSNQRKKLI from the coding sequence ATGAAACAGAGTTTGCAACTCCGACTCAGTCAGCAGTTGGCGATGACACCACAGCTACAACAAGCTATTCGTTTGTTGCAACTTTCAACATTAGAACTTCAACAAGAAATTCAGCAAGCACTTGAAACCAATCCTTTACTTGAACAAGATGACCTCTACCAAGAAATCGAAACATCAGATATCAATGATAACGAGCCAGCGGCACTAGATAGTTTTGAAGCAATTGAACAAAATGAGATGCCTAACGAATTGCCTTTAGATACTAACTGGGAAGAAATTTATATTTCAGATAGTCATTCAAAGCTAACCAATAATTTTAGCGACAATGATTTTACCCTCTACCAAGGGGAAACGTTACAAACATTGCAAGATTATTTATCCTGGCAAGCATCGTTAACCCCCTTTACTGAAATAGATGCAGCAATTGCTACCGCCATTATTGATGCTATCGACGATTCCGGCTATTTTAGCACCACTATTGAAGATATTTATACCGGTTTAGCGCTAAGCGATATTACCCTGGAAGAAGTAGAAATTGTATTAAAACGGATCCAACACTTTGATCCGATTGGCGTTGCAGCAAAAAATTTACAAGACTGCTTACTTATTCAGTTATCAGCGTTACCTAACGAGACTCCTTTTCTAAAAGAAGCTAAACTAATAATTAACGACCATTTAGAATTACTTGGCAATCGTGATTTTCGGCAACTTAGCCGGAAAACTAAATTAAAAGAAACGGCTTTGAAAGAAGTTATCGCTATGATCCAACGATTAGATCCTAAACCTGGACAAATCATTCAAACTAAAGAACCACAATATATTGTCCCAGACGCTCTAGTTCGTAAAATAGATAATGACTGGCAAGTAGCCCTTAATACTGAAAACATTCCACGCTTAAAAATCAATCAACATTATGCTTCTCTAGGCAAATACTCTAATAATGAAGAAGATAACCAATTCATCCGTAACAACTTACAAGAGGCGAAATGGTTAATAAAAAGTTTAGAAAGTCGTAATGAAACTTTATTAAAAGTTGCCCAATGTATTGTTGAAAATCAGCAAGAATTTTTTGAATATGGTGAAGAGCATATGAAACCTATGGTACTAGCGGATATTGCTTATCAGGTTGATATGCACGAATCGACGATTTCCCGTGTTACATCACAAAAATACCTTTATAGCCCAAGAGGTATTTTTGAACTGAAATACTTTTTTTCTAGCCATGTTAACACTGATACAGGAGGAGAAGCGTCTTCTATTGCTATACGCGCGCTAGTAAAAAAACTCATTGCGGCAGAGAACCCTGTAAAACCCTTGAGTGATAATAAATTAACGAGCATACTAGCAGAACAGGGTATTCAAATTGCTCGTCGTACAGTTGCTAAATATCGAGAGTCTCTATCCATTCCACCCTCTAATCAGCGTAAAAAACTGATTTGA
- the hpf gene encoding ribosome hibernation promoting factor, which translates to MEFQITGQNIKITEALRQTVEEKCSKFEQYFDHINGLHVILKVQKFNQIAEATAKVNGAELHASAQEDDMYAAIDAMVEKMARQLTKYKEKLKQH; encoded by the coding sequence ATGGAATTTCAAATTACTGGACAAAATATTAAAATTACCGAAGCATTACGCCAAACCGTTGAAGAAAAATGTTCAAAATTCGAACAATACTTTGACCATATCAATGGTCTTCATGTAATTTTAAAAGTACAGAAATTTAATCAAATTGCTGAAGCAACGGCGAAAGTGAATGGAGCGGAACTCCATGCTTCTGCTCAAGAAGATGATATGTATGCTGCTATTGATGCCATGGTAGAAAAAATGGCACGCCAGCTTACTAAATATAAAGAAAAATTGAAACAACATTAA
- the ptsN gene encoding PTS IIA-like nitrogen regulatory protein PtsN, with product MNSEKKLSLSSVLTPSCTLNNVHCTSKKRALEIISEVAAIELNVPENIVFDSLLTREKVGTTGIGGGIAIPHGKLNDSNSSDAVGVFLHLDEPIAFDAIDNQSVDLLFALLVPSEQCKTHLHTLSLIAKRLADKNLCRRLRAAQSNEELYQIITE from the coding sequence ATGAATAGTGAAAAAAAATTATCATTAAGCTCGGTATTAACACCATCATGTACACTAAATAATGTACATTGTACGAGTAAAAAACGAGCACTAGAGATTATCAGTGAAGTTGCTGCTATTGAACTAAATGTGCCTGAAAATATTGTTTTTGACTCTTTACTAACCCGTGAAAAAGTCGGCACAACCGGTATTGGTGGGGGTATTGCAATACCTCATGGCAAATTAAATGACAGTAATTCATCCGACGCAGTGGGTGTATTTCTTCATTTGGATGAACCTATTGCTTTTGATGCTATTGATAATCAGTCTGTTGATTTGCTGTTTGCATTATTAGTACCTTCAGAGCAATGTAAAACCCATTTACATACGCTCTCTTTAATTGCCAAACGGTTGGCTGACAAAAACTTATGTCGTCGTTTAAGGGCTGCGCAAAGTAATGAAGAACTCTATCAAATCATTACTGAATAA
- the rapZ gene encoding RNase adapter RapZ: protein MVLMIVSGRSGSGKSVALRALEDMGFYCVDNLPVILLPELANTLAERQTSAAVSIDVRNMPADPAIFEKALKNLPANFSPQLLFLDADRNTLIRRYSDTRRLHPLSSKKLSLENAIDEENDLLEPLRSRADLVIDTSEMSVHELAEMLRARLLGKRERELTMVFESFGFKHGIPIDADYVFDVRFLPNPHWDPKLRPMTGLDRPVAAFLDRHTEVHNFIYQTRSYLELWLPMLESNNRSYLTIAIGCTGGKHRSVYVAEQLADYFRSRGKNVQSRHRTLEKRKS from the coding sequence ATGGTGCTGATGATAGTCAGTGGCCGCTCTGGTTCAGGTAAATCTGTTGCTCTACGAGCACTGGAGGATATGGGTTTTTATTGTGTTGATAATCTGCCCGTTATTTTACTACCAGAATTAGCCAATACACTGGCTGAACGACAAACTTCAGCTGCTGTGAGTATTGATGTTCGTAATATGCCTGCCGATCCGGCAATTTTCGAAAAAGCGTTAAAAAATCTACCGGCTAATTTTTCCCCGCAATTACTTTTTCTTGATGCAGATCGTAACACTCTGATCCGAAGATATAGCGATACACGCCGGCTACACCCACTCTCCAGCAAAAAGTTATCATTAGAAAATGCGATTGATGAGGAAAATGATTTATTAGAACCCTTGCGTTCACGAGCTGATTTAGTCATCGATACCTCTGAAATGTCAGTGCATGAACTGGCTGAAATGCTAAGAGCTCGTTTATTAGGTAAGCGAGAACGTGAATTGACTATGGTATTCGAATCCTTTGGCTTCAAACATGGTATTCCGATCGATGCAGATTATGTCTTTGATGTACGTTTTTTACCTAATCCACACTGGGATCCCAAATTACGTCCTATGACAGGTCTCGATCGTCCTGTTGCCGCCTTTCTTGACCGACATACAGAAGTGCATAATTTTATTTATCAAACACGTAGTTATCTTGAATTATGGTTACCCATGTTAGAATCGAACAATCGTAGCTATTTGACGATTGCTATCGGTTGTACCGGAGGTAAACACCGTTCAGTTTATGTTGCCGAACAATTGGCTGATTATTTTCGTTCAAGAGGAAAAAATGTTCAGTCGCGTCATCGAACGTTGGAAAAAAGAAAATCATGA
- the npr gene encoding PTS phosphocarrier protein NPr, whose amino-acid sequence MTVYHRIIIKNQQGMHARPAIMLCELIQQFESTVLLRNCHNIEAQADSVIAMLMLDSEQGSYIDLEVTGPDEEQALAAIIQLFQHKLEDD is encoded by the coding sequence ATGACCGTTTATCATCGCATTATTATAAAAAACCAGCAGGGTATGCATGCCAGGCCAGCAATAATGCTTTGTGAACTGATCCAACAGTTTGAATCTACGGTACTCTTGCGTAACTGCCATAATATTGAAGCTCAAGCAGATAGTGTCATAGCGATGTTGATGCTAGATTCAGAGCAAGGTAGTTATATCGATCTTGAAGTAACGGGTCCAGATGAAGAACAGGCATTGGCAGCAATTATTCAACTTTTTCAGCACAAACTTGAAGATGACTAA
- the pmbA gene encoding metalloprotease PmbA, which translates to MSLTEQVLLQRKQLEETVAYALSYATAHCDAAEVAINKSTGISVSTRFGETENIEFNSDGALGITVYHKRRKGSASSTNLHPEAIKRTVQAAIDIAQYTSEDPFAGLADAELLAYQSPDLKLFYPFDIDTEKAIKLASEAEISALNADKRIKNTEGGSFNSHYGIRVFGNTHGMLQSYCSSRHSMSSCVIAQENDGMERDYAYTIARRLEDLQSPQWVGQEAARRTVARLSPRKLSTMKTPVIFAAEVATGLFAHLVGAISGTSIYRRSSFLLDNLGKQIFPAWLTIQENPHQIGGLASSPFDSEGVNTTQRNIIEQGILQTWLLTTYSARKLSLQSTGHAGGIHNWHIAGQGLDFAALLKEMGTGLVVTELMGQGVSMVTGDYSRGAAGFWVENGVIQYPVNEITIAGNLKQMWANIVTIANDIETRSNIQCGSVLLSEMHVAGQ; encoded by the coding sequence ATGAGTTTGACTGAACAGGTTTTATTACAACGTAAACAATTAGAAGAAACAGTTGCATATGCATTATCTTACGCTACAGCCCATTGTGATGCAGCTGAAGTGGCTATTAATAAATCAACAGGTATCAGTGTAAGTACCCGTTTTGGTGAAACTGAAAATATTGAGTTTAATAGTGATGGTGCGCTCGGCATCACGGTTTATCATAAGCGACGTAAAGGCAGCGCGTCATCGACTAACTTACATCCGGAAGCCATTAAGCGTACGGTGCAAGCCGCTATTGATATTGCCCAGTATACTTCAGAAGACCCCTTTGCTGGTTTAGCAGACGCTGAACTTTTGGCTTATCAATCGCCTGATTTAAAACTCTTTTATCCCTTTGATATTGATACCGAAAAGGCAATCAAATTGGCAAGTGAAGCGGAAATATCTGCTTTAAATGCGGATAAGAGGATTAAAAATACCGAAGGAGGAAGCTTTAATAGTCATTATGGTATCAGAGTGTTTGGTAATACTCACGGAATGTTACAGAGCTATTGCTCCAGCCGCCATTCAATGTCAAGTTGTGTGATTGCGCAGGAGAATGATGGGATGGAGCGAGATTATGCTTATACCATTGCCCGCCGCTTAGAGGATTTACAATCACCGCAATGGGTTGGACAGGAGGCCGCTCGCCGAACTGTAGCCCGGCTTTCGCCGCGTAAATTATCAACGATGAAAACACCGGTCATTTTTGCTGCTGAGGTCGCAACTGGTTTGTTTGCTCACCTGGTTGGTGCGATTAGTGGTACCAGTATTTATCGAAGATCCTCTTTTTTATTAGACAACCTGGGTAAGCAAATTTTTCCTGCTTGGTTAACCATTCAAGAAAATCCTCATCAAATTGGGGGGCTTGCGTCATCTCCTTTTGATAGTGAAGGAGTTAATACCACTCAACGTAATATTATTGAGCAAGGAATATTACAAACTTGGTTATTGACCACTTATTCAGCACGTAAGCTTAGCTTGCAGAGTACTGGTCATGCTGGTGGTATCCATAATTGGCATATTGCCGGCCAAGGATTAGATTTTGCTGCTTTATTAAAAGAAATGGGGACAGGATTGGTTGTCACTGAATTGATGGGGCAGGGAGTGAGTATGGTAACGGGGGATTATTCTCGAGGAGCGGCCGGATTTTGGGTCGAAAACGGAGTAATACAATATCCTGTCAATGAAATTACTATTGCCGGTAATTTAAAACAGATGTGGGCTAATATTGTAACAATAGCCAACGATATCGAAACGCGTAGTAATATTCAATGTGGTTCGGTTTTATTGTCAGAAATGCATGTAGCTGGGCAGTAA
- the yjgA gene encoding ribosome biogenesis factor YjgA produces MAKQPNNWFDDNADNIDKDEIIWVSKSEIKRDAEALKKLGAELVELSKHELERIPLDDELLAAVELAQKIKREGRRRQLQFIGKLLRAQDPQPIYDALDKLKNRHNQQIAILHKLEALRNQLLENSDNAIEDVIGLFPLADRQQLRTLIRNCKKERETNKPAKAYRQLFQYLKTLSESA; encoded by the coding sequence ATGGCAAAACAGCCCAATAACTGGTTCGATGATAACGCCGATAATATCGATAAGGATGAAATCATCTGGGTCAGTAAAAGCGAAATCAAGCGTGATGCCGAAGCGCTAAAAAAGCTGGGAGCTGAACTGGTTGAACTTAGTAAACATGAACTAGAACGAATCCCCCTTGATGATGAACTACTAGCAGCCGTTGAATTAGCGCAAAAAATTAAGCGTGAAGGACGACGACGCCAGTTACAATTTATTGGTAAATTACTCAGAGCGCAAGATCCTCAACCTATTTATGATGCGTTGGATAAGCTGAAAAATCGGCACAATCAACAAATCGCTATATTACATAAGCTTGAGGCTTTACGTAATCAATTACTAGAAAATAGCGATAATGCGATTGAAGATGTAATAGGTTTATTTCCCTTAGCCGATCGTCAACAGCTACGTACATTAATTCGTAATTGCAAAAAAGAAAGAGAGACAAATAAACCGGCTAAAGCTTATCGCCAACTCTTTCAGTACCTAAAAACACTATCTGAAAGCGCCTAG
- a CDS encoding barstar family protein produces the protein MMHCVEFDFREIDNLADFYQKAILVFELPKWFGQNLDALWDVLTGEIALPVEVIFSHINQHQLTKFAEVITVFREAEHTLGGQLIFHCRASQSDPV, from the coding sequence ATGATGCATTGTGTTGAGTTTGATTTTCGTGAAATAGACAATCTGGCTGATTTCTATCAAAAAGCGATATTGGTTTTTGAATTGCCAAAATGGTTTGGCCAAAATTTGGATGCCCTGTGGGATGTGTTGACTGGGGAAATTGCTTTACCGGTAGAGGTTATTTTTTCTCATATAAATCAACATCAGTTAACAAAATTTGCTGAAGTAATAACGGTTTTTAGAGAAGCGGAACACACATTGGGAGGGCAATTAATATTTCATTGCCGAGCCTCCCAGTCTGATCCAGTCTAG
- a CDS encoding ribonuclease domain-containing protein: MNKKIVISVILAILIGAGVYFKWNSLQQAKVIGQAERPTAVHNIDQLTAQQNVVNYLRQYHRLPDFYITKRKAQQNGWSPREGNLCQVVPGKAIGGDRYNNREKLLPFAPDRQWYEADINYHCGHRGSDRLLYSSDGLIYVTLDHYKTFSRVN, translated from the coding sequence ATGAATAAAAAAATTGTTATCTCGGTAATATTAGCCATATTAATAGGGGCAGGTGTTTACTTTAAATGGAATAGTCTGCAGCAGGCAAAAGTTATCGGCCAAGCGGAAAGGCCAACAGCTGTGCACAATATTGACCAGTTAACAGCACAGCAAAATGTGGTTAATTATCTACGGCAATATCATAGATTACCTGACTTTTATATTACGAAAAGAAAAGCGCAACAAAATGGCTGGAGCCCAAGAGAAGGTAATTTATGTCAGGTTGTGCCGGGTAAAGCGATTGGTGGCGATAGATACAATAATCGAGAAAAATTACTACCTTTTGCGCCAGATCGCCAATGGTATGAAGCTGATATCAATTATCACTGTGGTCATCGAGGTAGTGATCGACTGCTTTACTCATCAGATGGATTGATTTATGTAACTTTAGATCATTATAAAACCTTTTCAAGAGTGAATTAA